TTCAAACGAATATACCAATATAATTTGTATGTCATACAACTTATATTTTGCTACTCAAATCTAAGGTCAAAGTTTAgtaaaatacaaaaaaaaactAATAAACCCGGACAGGTAGTACATTCATAAGCTCCAACTCCACAGCGCTATACACGTATGCATGCGACCATTAATTCAAAGTGGTACCGCATATATGCACGTGGAATTATAGAATGAGAGCGTTGTACTACTGGGTAAAGCTACACGTTGTATGTCAAAATTCTTGGCTGCAACACCAGCTAGACCGTAGAGGACTGCAAGTATGTGTCTGCCCTTCCtcccaaaaaagagagaaaaacaaAGTACTCCATGTCTGTCCAAACGCGGGATTTAAGCACACTAAATCACATCCAGTTCGAATCAAGTATCTCGATCATTCAGCAGTAACCTGCAGTAATATGCCCCTAAAAAAGGAAATCTGCCGTTCATTTTATATGCCGACAGTTTGTTCTGACGGATACACCCAGACGGATAAATGCAAACAGAATCTTAAACAAGGAGATATCACTAATACAGTAGACACATTAGGAATTGACTGATTCTACACATCACACTAGAATACGTACGTAGTAGTACTAGCTAGATCGCCTTGCCCCCGCACCCACTGAAAATTATATATTCCATTCAACAAAAGTCGTATCTTGCGCCTATCATCCTTGCACGCTTTTGCAATTAAAAATGAATATCAAGAGGGGAAGGCGAGACTAGGTGCAAGCTCAAACCCTCCTCCTCACTTCCACGCCTCTCCTCTCTTTACACACTTAGCTACCTCCCGCTCCCTCGTCATGTCTTCCGGTGGTGGCGGGGGAGGGGATCAGGGCCGTCATGGCCTCTACCACCAGCATGGTCACGGCCAACTCACCCGCTACGACGGCGCTGGCGGCTACGAGCTCAGCAACGACGACATGGAGAGCTTCTTCTTCAACCAGCCCGAGGGCGTCGGCGGTGGTGTGCGCGCCGACGAGATCGCGCCGTACTCGAGCATCACGAGCTACCTGCAGGGGTTCTTGGACCCCACCGGGCTAGCTCGGCATCTCGACGTGCCGGCCAAGCACGAGCTGTCGGTCGACGTTAGGAGCCATGACCAAGAGAGCCAGGGCACCGGCAGCGCTGCTGGAGAAAGCGCGGCGCTGCTAACACCCAACTCATCGGTATCTTTCTCGTCCGGAGGCGGGGACGGTGAGGGAAAATCTCGCCGGAGCAACAAGGGCCGGGCGCAGGAGGCGGATGACCAGGAGGATGGGAAGGACCATGAAGATGGGGAAAGTTCCAAGACAGCGTAGGTTTTCGCCAATTTGATGCTGATCTGCTGTGTGAATCGCCTTGATTTCTTGCTTCGCCGATTCCTTTTGTCGTGAGCTTATGCGATGTGTTCATACCGTGATAGATCTGGTCCTACTATTGCTTAATTACTTGGATTTTCTTTCGTTATGCCCCATTGTGCTTGTGCCTTGTCTATTACGTGATGTGAACATTAGGGTTTGCTACGATTTGCTTCATTAGGgttcttatagttcatcacgaattAGATCCGGTTAGCCCCCAAGCTGACGCACACTTTTGTCGTCTTATATGCTTCTTATTGCTTTGGTCCAAGATAACTTTATAGATCGTGTGGTATTCAATTTAAAAGACAATCGACGTACACTCTAGAAGAGATCTTCCTTAGAATTAATCAATTGCTGCGCATGCGTGCCGTAGCTTCAAACTTTGACCAAGTAGATAGCTTCGTCTTTGAAGACCCAAAAATAAAGATCTCTCCCCCTTTTAGAAAAGATCCAAAAATGTAATATAATCTCCAAAAGCATCAAGGCCATTAGTATAAATTTCCTAAATTTTGCATTACATCAGGCTGATCTTGTCATGACATGTGATCTGTAGGTATATATATCTTCTTTTTTTACGAGAGTAGGTATATATATCTAGCTAGCTAACTTACTACACTCCCTATCTGTTATACTTACGATAGATCTACAACACTGATCATTCTCGGCAGAACTATATAGACATGGGCTGCACCGTTCCATGAAATATATATCTACGCGACATAGTTAGCTATATATAGTGCTTCCGGACAAATCACGATAGATTGATTGACCTAGCTAAGCTAGGCCCTGTTGGATCAGTGCCTGTTCTGTgcttatttatttttgttttgcgATGAACCTAACTGATTGATTACTTTGCCGCTGCAGGAATAACAAACCCAAAAAGAAAGCCGAGAAGAGGCTGCGGCTGCCCCGCGTCTCCTTCCTCACCAAGAGCGAGGTCGATCACCTGGAGGACGGCTACCGCTGGCGCAAATACGGCCAGAAGGCCGTCAAGAACAGCCCTTATCCAAGGTACGCTTCAGTTGCATGCATGAAGCTCAGTGTGAACCGGCCGTGATAACGTAATGTAAATGGCAACGTGCGCAGGAGCTACTACCGGTGCACGACGCCCAAGTGCGGCGTGAAGAAGCGGGTGGAGCGGTCGTACCAGGACCCGTCGACGGTGATCACCACGTACGAAGGGCAGCACACGCACCACAGCCCCGCCAGCCTCCGGGGAAGCGCCGCGCACCTCTTCATGCCCCCCGGATTCCACGGGCTCCCGCCGCCACACCTCATGCCGCCGGGGGTGTTCCACCCAGAGCTGATGAGCATGATGCGCATGCCCTACCCAAGCCCTAACATGCACCTGCTGAGCGTGCCACCGCCTCCCCATCATCATCCAACCTCTCATCCAATGGCGGGAACTCTCCAGCAGCACTATTTCACTGACTACGCGCTATTGCAAGACCTCTCCCCTTCCACAATGCCCAACAACCCCTGACTAATTAACTCCTTCAGATACACTTAATTAATTAGTAGCTAGCTAGCCTAGTAGATATGCATATATGATGCTTTCCAAATGCTGGAGTTGCGCCAGATGTGATCGCCAGGGTTACCCTTGAGCCTGGTCTATGCATGGGGCGGTCCTGTTATCCTAATTATTATTAATTCGATGCAAGCTTTCCATCTTGAACTTGTGCCTACATTGCTTTAATCCTCTTCCATTTGTCCTCCACGGGCAAATTGGATGAGTTGATGAAGCTGGTCTAATAACTAGAACAGTTGCAACTTATTAATTTATATAGCTCGTACTGTGGACTTCGTGTACATGTACTCGAGTGCATATGTGTACCTCATTGATGAGAGGAATATTTCACTTCACTTTCGTTGCTGTGAGGAATTATTTACACATGCTGCCATCTCAACTTCTGCTTGTTCGTGGAACGCTTATATATTTATTTAAGGGCACTTCCTTGATGGCCGGTGGCAGTTTCTTTAATTTTATGCATGTGCAAAGCATAGTCGAGATAATCATGGCGCAAAAGAGAATTTTGATTGCTTTGGACGTTGATGCACTGGGCGGTTTCTTGTGGGAGTAGGCATAGGATGTGTCGCCTCATTGTGATTTGCTCGTTTGTTTGGTAGAAGGAATTTATAACTGAGACAAGAATATATTGATTCATAGATGTGTCCTATCTCAGTTCTACCTACTACAGTACTATTTATCTCACTGAATAAGCTCACGAGGCTGCTGCTTTGATCCATGAAATATATTTGTGTAGTGTTTCACTTCCTTATATACTTATTTGTATTTGAATTAACCATATTATATCAAGCAGATGCCTCACGCTATTTATATTAATACTACAGACGAACTGAGATCTAGGGTCTCTGGTATGGTGAATTATACTTCTGTCGCAGTTTCAGATGTTGAGTGATAATAAGCTTGCAGAATTGTAAATGCACTAGTCAATTTTAGTTAGTTGCCCTTATGGTCTCCTGTCTATAAGGTTGCATTTGGCATATATTGCGGTGAATAATCTTCGTTTGGTTGAACTGCTTTTCCTTGTGGTTACCTGTTTCTGATATAACTTGCAGAAAAGAGCTTAAATAGATAGTAAAGTTATCCATCGCTATGTAAGTGTAGTGGTTAATCTAAAAATATGAGAAATTTATCCATCTCTATGGTAAGTCTAATTTTTGAGTTTTAGTTTTAACGGAGATTATTAGATTATTATGTGAATTGCTAAACAAGATGTTAGTATCACACAGTGGCAGACCCAACAATAAAATGAAGGGTGTGCACACTCTAATTTTTAATTCCACCTAATCCAAGTGTCAGACAAAATATGGCAAAATAACAACATGAATAGCTCAATTCGAATCTCACAACAATTTAGTTCACAAAATATATCTCAAATGTGCTCAATTACAATACGAATAGTTTTACATGAAAGGAGCACAGGTAGAAAATTACATCTCTAGGTAACTCTACGTTTTTGCATTGCCATGAAAGCATCAACTATGTCATCTTCACTTACTTTCATGAACACATCTCGTTCAATAAATGTCACCAAGCAATCATTCAAACGATCATCACTCATACTAGTCCTCAACTTACTTTTCACTAGATTCATTGCTGAAAATACTCTTTCAACACTCGCCGTTGCCACCGGTAAAATCAATATCAATTTGATGGGTAAGTAGACCAAATCATAAAGAACATGCTTCTTTGTTGCAACCAGCTTAATAGAGAGCTCACCAATATTACTTGCATTTCTAAACCTATCATCTTGTCTCATATCATCAATAAAATTAGCAAGTTGAAATTCTAGCCTTATCAAATTTGTGATTGATATGTCCATGGGATAGAATTCAGCAAGTCTCATTACCTTGAGTGCATCATAAGAAGCAAATGAATTGAGGGGATTCAAAGCCGACATGCAAATAAGCAACTCCGTATTAACCTCATCAAACCGATTGTCAAGCTCTTGAATGGTTTGATCAATGACACCAAGATATACTTCTCTTCTATAACGACCATCATTTGTTTGTAATACATAATACCGATGAGATCTTCGACTAGGCTCATAAGTATCCTCCCATAAAGGAACTTGAATGTCATGTTTATTGCAAAATAAGGTTAGCTTTGCAAGAAATTCTTCCCAACCATGAGACCTCATGTGTTGAATTCTACTCTTTGCCAAACTAACAAGTGTCATTGCATTAACAATATCTTGATCTCTCTTTTGCAAAGATTTGGACAACTCATATGTATAGCCAAGaataacaagcatcaagtgaaGATTGAAAACAAAGTCAAATGATTCAAAGGCTTAAGCAACTCCACGTATTCTTGTCCACTGACCTTTTTGTGAAGGATCTTTTCCAATAGCATCAAGTACTTCAAGGATTGTCGAATACATGCTACCAATGTGCATAATGGTTTTAAAATGAGACACCCAACGAGTGTAGCCGGGTCTAGACCCATCTCTTGACACCACCTTTAACAAAGGCATCACCCTTAGGCCCCCCATTCGATTTGCCTTTAAACAAATAACACACAAAGCATGTATATCCTCCTTGTCTCGTTTTCTTATATTTTACCATTTTGGTGTGAGTAATTTTTCTCGATCTCGGTGGTCTAGAGTGGAAATTCTACACATAAACAATGATGTATATTGAAacctgaaagtgcgttatatcgactagaggggggtgaataggcgatttttatgaattcttcactgaggaatttgccagtgaggaaattccttaaagaagaactacttgcagcggaataagtactcaaaaatatgcatagcagaacacaagcatggtcatcatgattaaatgaagacaagcacagagtacagaaagcgtaaacgcaggataacacaggatgaagacaaacagactgaagaaattgaactgaggaaattgagaaagtcttcagtcaaagtcttcaaacacagatatgaacaagtgcacaacacaattatgaggaaatgaaagagttgaggaaatagaccagttggcttggtgaagacaatgatttggtagaccagttccaactgctgtctcagttgtacgtctggttagggcggctaggtatttaaacctgaggacacacagtcccggacacccagtcctgaacacgcagtccaggacacttagtcctcaccatattccccttgagctaaggtcacacagacctcgcccaatcactcgtggtaagtcttcaggtgacttccgaaccttcacaaactcggtcactcggcgatccacaatttcctcttggatgctctagaccatgacgcctaatcgtctggaagaagcacagtcttcaaaggtaacaagcgtcagatccacgcaggatcaatctcttcagtgatgctcaatcactttgggtttgtaggtgtttgggtttgggttttcctcacttgatgattttcgctcaaagtcctcggaggatgggatgctctcaattgacaagtgtcagtttctctcggagcagccaaccagctagtcgttgtagggggcggctatttatagcctagggagcagcccgtcatgataagacataaatgcccttcaatgatatgaccgttaggtgggtagatattttgggacagctggcgcatagcacagcaacggtcggaaatttgagtatcaaattccttagggctatcatgttcctcactgtgtaggcaatccgcactggcgaattcctaactcctcagtcagaacaaattcctcagagaccagaagaacttcgtctctgtcactgaagaatatgactgaattgtatgagatttccaatggcttcactcgaagggattggtaggtgtaggattttgagttgagcatcacatggaaatttttccttagtatttcctcgaccccctttgatagtacggtgtttcctatgaatcaagaaagagaaaatgaaactacgaaaacgaAAGTCTTcgcgcttcatgttcctcaaatgaataccaagtcttcaaaggtcacaccaatttcttcactttcaaattcttcagaaatccaaagtcttcagccgaagaacttcatttttaggggtcgactttcactgtaaatagcaaactcctcatagacttatagacctgtgtacacgcataaacacattagtcccttaacctataagtcttcaatacaccaaaatcactaaggggcactagtgttggggatcgttgcagaaattaaaaaaatcaccaagatcaatctatggagtaactagcaaagagagagaggggagtgcatcttcataccgttgaagatcgcgagacggaagcgttgcaagaacgcggatgagggagtcgtactcgtagcgattcagatcgcggtggattccgatcctagcgccgaacaacggcacctccgcgttcaacacacgtgcagcccggtgacgtctcccgcaccttgatccagcaaggaggagggagaggttgaggaagagggctccaacagcagcacgacggcgtggtggtgatggagtggcagttctccggcagggcttcgccaagctcacgcggaggaggagaggtgttggggaggggaggggttgcgccttggatg
The Aegilops tauschii subsp. strangulata cultivar AL8/78 chromosome 3, Aet v6.0, whole genome shotgun sequence genome window above contains:
- the LOC109778611 gene encoding WRKY transcription factor 71, which produces MSSGGGGGGDQGRHGLYHQHGHGQLTRYDGAGGYELSNDDMESFFFNQPEGVGGGVRADEIAPYSSITSYLQGFLDPTGLARHLDVPAKHELSVDVRSHDQESQGTGSAAGESAALLTPNSSVSFSSGGGDGEGKSRRSNKGRAQEADDQEDGKDHEDGESSKTANNKPKKKAEKRLRLPRVSFLTKSEVDHLEDGYRWRKYGQKAVKNSPYPRSYYRCTTPKCGVKKRVERSYQDPSTVITTYEGQHTHHSPASLRGSAAHLFMPPGFHGLPPPHLMPPGVFHPELMSMMRMPYPSPNMHLLSVPPPPHHHPTSHPMAGTLQQHYFTDYALLQDLSPSTMPNNP